The following nucleotide sequence is from Carassius gibelio isolate Cgi1373 ecotype wild population from Czech Republic chromosome A24, carGib1.2-hapl.c, whole genome shotgun sequence.
ACATGGTGTGTCTGCTGGTACAGAATCTGTCCTCGCTTGAGTCTCTATACTTGTCCCGGAATGCCATACTGAGGCTGGATGAGTCAACGTTCAGAAACCTTCATCAGCTCCGGGAGCTGAACGTTGAGAGAAACTTGTTGTTTGAGATCGATGGAGCATTTGATCATATGAAAAAGCTCCAAAGGCTGAATCTGGCCTTCAACTGCTTGCCATGTTTGGTCAACTTTGAAATGACCCAACTGCTGGTTCTAAACGCCAGCCACAATTCCATCGAATGGTTCATAACCAATCAAAATTTGACTGAAACCTTTCAGCTGGAGACGTTGGATCTGTCTGACAACCATTTGCTGTTCTTTCCATTCCTTCCAACAAAAAACAGAATAAGAACTTTGCTGTTGTCCAATAATCGAGTTAGTTTTTACCAACACTTATCAAATTATACGTCTTCAAACTGGAGCACTAGTGTTGAGTACTACAACTTGGGGCAAAATGTAAGCAGCATCACAGTAGAGCTCTGGAATGAGAACCTTCACGGTGATCTTTCCTCAGTAGAGATCCTGGACCTGAGTGAAAACAAGGTGAACTACTTCCCTCAGGGATTCATTCAACAGATGCCACATCTTTACTGGCTGAGGCTGAGAAGTAACTGTTTACAGTCCTTCAGTTTGACGCCTGAATATCTACCAGTCACCCTTTATGAACTGGATGTTAGCCGAAACCGGTTAACCGAGTTGAAAGCAAGCAAACACTCTATTAACAAGCTGAACAATCTTACACATCTCAATCTAAGTACAAATGACCTTCAGAACCTCCCAACTAGGATTTTTGCTGGTCTACCAAAACTTCAGACACTAGATCTCAGTCACAACACTGTGGATGTGTGTTACTTGCCGCGTTCCTCAGGATGTGTTGTGTGGTCCAACATCGTTTCCCTAAAACAGCTCTATCTTGCCGGGTGTAGCATTCAGAACATCCCATCTTCAGCGTTCAAGGGCACGCCTCTAACCCATCTCGAACTTTCGAACAATCCGGACCTAAACCTCAAACAGGAATCTCTGGAAGGTCTCGCTAACACTTTGCAGCACTTGGGACTTGGTAATACTGGTCTTCAAGACTTTGACTTCTCTTTATACGGCCATTTGAAGAGTTTAAACATCAGTAGAAACTCACTACCAGAACTTCCTGAATCTCTAATAGCATTAAACCTGAAGCTTCTGGACTTGAGGGATAACATGTTGACAACCATCCCGTCCCAACATGCTGGCATGTTAGCTGAAAGACTGCAGACTGTTTATATGAATGGAAATGCCTTCAACTGTTGCCATTTAGACTGGTACAGGACCTTCGGGGAGAATAAAGGCATCAGTATTGTAGATCTCTCAGAGATTACATGTTTGGACTTAAACCACAGGCGTCACAAGGTCGTGCTTTTGGACGCCATCCACTGTGGTGGTTCCAGCAGTGAGGAGTCTGTTGTCTGGTACATTCTTCTCTTTGTAACAGTCAGTGTTTCCATCATGGGTATATCTGTCATTTACATGCTCACCTTTAACCCAAGAATATTGCCTCGTGCTATTAAAAAGAGATGCTGGAGGCCGGCTCCTTATTGAGAAGCATGCTATTGTAAAACTAAGGAATGAAGAGGCTAACATGTTAAATATGCTCTCAAAGGTTGCTACTTTCAGACAACTGGACATAACAGAAGAGAAATATGATATTAATGTGAAAGATTTAGGCCATATTGGTCTCTAAAcatgaatgtatttaattttatcctcattaaaatgcatgaaaagcaTTTGGATACTGGATGGTTTGATATGTGCCTTTTAAAGAAAAGTTGCAATTATACTTTGAGCcatgatattttatatttgcatttatccatttggcaatttttttttttttgaacagtgCACTGGTAacgttattttaaaatattgttattaatgtctatttgtaatgaaaaatgtccagttttcttgTCGTGGTTACaacattatttaaaggttacGAAAATGTTTCATAGAACCTACATCAAGTTCAAATAAGAACATTTCCTCTCAACATTATGAAAATGTTCAAGTACATATATCACAAGGACATTCTGAGAATGTTGAACTCAGAAAGTTTTCTCTCAATGTTATGTaaacgtgtgtatatataatattaataaaagttattCGAATGGTCCATGAAAATTACTTTAAGAGTTGTTAGTCCTAAAATTTATATAACATTGAGAATGTTCCCTGTCAGCTGGGTTAGACGTTTTATTGGTACATGTGTTCCTTGGCAAACTAGTGAGCTTGTTCTTTCTCGTACTTATTGGctttttattctaaatatattatttaatttatttgataaaacaagTTCCACTGTCAAATATCAATGTGTGAGGTTACATGTCCAATCAGCTGTAACCACCCAAGACATTGATGGTGGCGGATCAAGAGTTCTTTTAATTTGCAGATTGTCAAACGTTTAAATTTGGTTACCCTGAATATTGAACATGGTATCACGTCCTTGTTTCAAATAATTAATCCTTTCCCAAACATGCCTCTAAAAGAACTGTATTTGACTGCTGCTAATCATGTAACACTTGCTATTGTCATATTGATGAAAGAGTGGTCTTCATATTATGGGGTTTTTATTACAGGCTATATCAGTCCCCCACTTGCGTGAGTGCATGTATATAGGTTCTCAGAAGTTCGCAGAGCAGTCGCTAAAAGTAGCAAAGGAAACATGAAATTTCCTGTTTTGCTAAGACCTGTAGCAACTGCCCAGCTCTCGGTATCATAAGGGGGTGGCGGTGGTGTGGTTTTGCTCCATGCCGAGTTCTCAGAGGCAGTTGTGGCAGGATGTAAAGGATTGCTATCATATTTATCTTTCATCTGAAATATTACTCAAGCGGTTCACAGTTATTTATGCTATTATGTTCCATTAactgtaaacttaaaaataattaaatcatgtaTATAGGCCTATACCAAatcagttatttaattattttgaactGTAACTAACCATAATTGAAtaataagtgtgtgtatgtgtgtgtgtttattaacagtaattattatatatttgatttaatatttaattctgaATAGTATCTTTACAAATGCACAATATGCAACTGTAATATATGATTCTGAAGTACAAAGAACAGGTAATTATGTGGCCATGGCCACAGTGAGTATCCACATCGACCAATGCAAGGATTCGTTGTCAGACCTCTCACTGCAAGGATCAATAGGGTTAGACCACTAAACCTAAACCACGCTGACTAGCACCTCAGCCTACATGGGATTACTCATGATTTTGTGGCGCAAAGTGTGTGACAAGAAGACAAAAGGAAAGTTAAATATCTGTGAGGCAGTGAGCATGGGAACCTGGCTGTGTGTCAtgtgtttgagtgtttttttATATTGCAGAGCCATGAGTGCATGTTAAACCAGAGTGTAACCAGAATACCGCTGTGGTGTTTCTCTAGGTCATGGCGGTttgaacagagaaagagagagaaaaagagaaactaGGGAGCAGAGTCACAG
It contains:
- the nrros gene encoding transforming growth factor beta activator LRRC33, whose amino-acid sequence is MPVFDHLSIVLCHAVVPLLVVLLSASGHPQTFPCRLIRSTARCNSYQLSAIPDHLPHQIEEIFLDNNLLLNLQDGCLSRYPLLRTFSCANNQITGVEERVFSELPLLEDLNLANNELYHGHKQVAESLSSLSQLKTLDLSGNGLSEDMVCLLVQNLSSLESLYLSRNAILRLDESTFRNLHQLRELNVERNLLFEIDGAFDHMKKLQRLNLAFNCLPCLVNFEMTQLLVLNASHNSIEWFITNQNLTETFQLETLDLSDNHLLFFPFLPTKNRIRTLLLSNNRVSFYQHLSNYTSSNWSTSVEYYNLGQNVSSITVELWNENLHGDLSSVEILDLSENKVNYFPQGFIQQMPHLYWLRLRSNCLQSFSLTPEYLPVTLYELDVSRNRLTELKASKHSINKLNNLTHLNLSTNDLQNLPTRIFAGLPKLQTLDLSHNTVDVCYLPRSSGCVVWSNIVSLKQLYLAGCSIQNIPSSAFKGTPLTHLELSNNPDLNLKQESLEGLANTLQHLGLGNTGLQDFDFSLYGHLKSLNISRNSLPELPESLIALNLKLLDLRDNMLTTIPSQHAGMLAERLQTVYMNGNAFNCCHLDWYRTFGENKGISIVDLSEITCLDLNHRRHKVVLLDAIHCGGSSSEESVVWYILLFVTVSVSIMGISVIYMLTFNPRILPRAIKKRCWRPAPY